One Fusobacterium nucleatum genomic window carries:
- a CDS encoding ATP/GTP-binding protein, whose amino-acid sequence MLLQFYFSNYRSFEGEGILDMRASGSNELSSHIRNTLNEKVLPVTAIYGANASGKSSVFEAFQFMALCVLESLSFSDDNKKNPYKLKVDSFKFSESREKPSEFEINYIDKKGKKELYYNYGFKIDNSGILEEYLVSNTKTGVKRNEDYTYIFKRERNQKLYLDSSIEKFRENLEISLKEKTLLVSLGAKLNIDEFIRVRTWFINTEVINFSNSLYGAFLENILPNNIIESEEVRKNLVSFINSFDDSIIDIEVEKISAIDENDKDNYRVFTIHKSDKGTSTARISMNEESSGTKKMFSLYQTLLDVLEKGGVFFADELDIKLHPLLMRNILLTFTDKEKNSKNAQLIFTTHNTIYMDMDLLRRDEIWFVEKDNGVSKLYSLDDITNEKGEKVRKDSNYEKHYLLGNYGAIPNLKNLLGRE is encoded by the coding sequence ATGTTATTACAATTTTATTTCTCAAATTATAGATCATTTGAAGGTGAAGGAATTTTAGATATGAGAGCAAGTGGAAGCAATGAGTTATCTTCACATATAAGAAATACTCTTAATGAAAAAGTTTTACCTGTGACAGCTATTTATGGTGCAAATGCAAGTGGAAAATCATCTGTATTTGAAGCTTTTCAATTTATGGCATTGTGTGTTTTAGAATCTTTATCTTTTTCAGATGATAATAAAAAAAATCCATATAAATTAAAAGTAGATTCTTTTAAATTTAGTGAAAGTAGAGAAAAACCAAGTGAATTTGAAATTAATTATATAGATAAAAAAGGCAAAAAAGAACTATATTATAACTATGGATTTAAAATAGATAATTCGGGTATTTTAGAGGAGTATTTAGTCTCTAATACGAAAACTGGTGTAAAAAGAAATGAGGACTATACTTATATTTTTAAAAGAGAAAGAAATCAAAAACTTTATTTAGATTCTTCAATAGAAAAGTTTAGAGAAAATTTAGAAATTTCTTTAAAAGAGAAAACACTTTTGGTGTCATTAGGAGCAAAGCTAAATATAGATGAATTTATCAGAGTGAGAACTTGGTTTATAAATACTGAGGTAATTAATTTTAGTAACTCATTGTATGGTGCATTTTTAGAAAATATATTACCTAATAATATAATTGAGAGTGAAGAGGTTAGAAAAAATTTAGTTAGTTTTATAAATTCTTTTGATGACTCTATTATTGATATAGAAGTAGAAAAAATTTCTGCTATTGATGAAAATGATAAAGACAATTACAGAGTATTCACTATACATAAATCAGATAAAGGAACTTCAACTGCTAGAATATCAATGAATGAAGAATCATCAGGAACTAAAAAAATGTTTTCTTTATATCAAACCTTATTAGATGTTTTGGAAAAAGGAGGAGTGTTTTTTGCTGATGAGCTAGATATTAAATTACATCCATTACTTATGAGAAATATATTATTGACATTTACAGATAAAGAAAAAAACTCCAAAAATGCTCAATTAATATTCACTACTCATAATACTATTTATATGGATATGGATTTATTACGTAGAGATGAAATATGGTTTGTTGAAAAAGATAATGGTGTATCAAAACTATATTCTTTAGATGATATTACAAATGAAAAAGGTGAGAAAGTAAGAAAAGATTCTAATTATGAAAAACATTATCTATTAGGAAATTATGGAGCTATCCCTAACTTAAAGAACTTATTAGGGAGGGAATAA
- a CDS encoding cation transporter: MLKNILKKTYLMFNKVKVVHSMPGRIRLLIPSLDKFPEQMKKHEHYITAIIKLKNGIKSVEYSYLTSKVLIEYDKAKLKEQDIVDWLNKIWKIIVDNEDVYQGMSVDDVDKNVKRFFEMLKSELEGR; this comes from the coding sequence ATGTTAAAAAATATATTGAAAAAAACTTATTTGATGTTTAATAAGGTTAAGGTTGTTCATAGTATGCCAGGTAGAATAAGACTTCTTATTCCTTCACTTGATAAATTTCCTGAACAGATGAAAAAACATGAGCATTATATAACTGCCATTATAAAATTAAAAAATGGTATAAAATCTGTTGAATATTCATATTTAACAAGTAAAGTTTTAATAGAATATGATAAAGCTAAATTAAAAGAACAAGATATAGTTGACTGGTTAAATAAAATTTGGAAAATCATAGTTGACAATGAAGATGTTTATCAAGGAATGTCAGTTGATGATGTTGATAAAAATGTAAAAAGATTTTTTGAAATGTTAAAGAGTGAATTAGAAGGGAGATAA
- a CDS encoding heavy metal translocating P-type ATPase, whose product MKNDNLLACEIVHRLRGRIRIKSKAFKYIGSSLKSEIEKQLLQVRYIENVEISLITGTILIYFEDVSLSDQNLISLIQNTLNSHIFEICKNEKIEKSSKYVIERKLQEESPKEIVKKILTTAGLLGYNLFFKSKSTVALTGIKRFLNYNTLSTLALAMPVLKNGINSLIKNKRPNADTLSSSAIISSILLGKESAALTIMFLEEVSELLTVYTMEKTRGAIKDMLSVGENYVWKEISEDNIKRVPIEEIQKDDIIVVQTGEKISVDGKIIRGEALIDQSSITGEYMPIKKSIGEDVYAGTIVKNGNISIIAEKVGDDRTVSRIIKLVEDANSNKADIQNYADTFSAQLIPLNFILAGIVYASTRNITKAMSMLVIDYSCGIRLSTAVAFSAAINTAAKNGILVKGSNFIEELSKAETVIFDKTGTITEGKPKVQSIEVFDNSISENEMIGLAGAAEEQSSHPLAIAIMSEIKDRGIEIPKHNKIKTVVSRGVETKVGKGKEAKTIRVGSKKYMLENNIDLTLATEAERGIISRSEIGLYVSQDEKIIGLIGVSDPPRENIKKAINRLRNYGVDDIVLLTGDLRQQAETIASRMSIDRYESELLPEDKAKNILKFQSKGSNVIMIGDGVNDAPALSYANVGVALGSTRTDVAMEAADITITQDNPLLVPGVIGLSKSTVKTIKENFAMVIGLNTFALVLGATGILAPIYASVLHNSTTILVVMNSLKLLKYDIKTN is encoded by the coding sequence ATGAAAAATGATAATTTACTCGCTTGTGAGATTGTTCACAGACTTAGAGGAAGAATTCGTATAAAAAGTAAAGCTTTTAAATATATTGGAAGTTCTTTAAAATCTGAAATTGAAAAACAATTATTACAAGTAAGATATATTGAAAATGTTGAGATAAGCTTAATCACAGGAACTATTCTTATATATTTTGAAGATGTTTCTTTAAGTGATCAAAACTTAATAAGTCTTATCCAAAATACACTTAATTCTCATATATTTGAGATATGTAAAAATGAAAAGATTGAAAAGTCATCTAAGTATGTTATTGAAAGAAAATTACAAGAAGAATCTCCAAAAGAGATTGTGAAAAAAATTCTTACAACAGCAGGGCTTTTAGGATATAATCTATTTTTTAAATCAAAAAGCACAGTAGCACTTACTGGAATTAAAAGATTTTTAAATTATAATACATTATCAACATTAGCTCTTGCTATGCCTGTTTTAAAAAATGGTATAAATTCACTTATTAAGAATAAAAGACCTAATGCTGATACTTTAAGTTCAAGTGCAATAATAAGTAGTATACTTCTTGGAAAAGAAAGTGCAGCACTTACTATAATGTTTTTGGAAGAAGTTTCAGAGCTTTTAACAGTCTATACTATGGAAAAAACTCGTGGTGCTATTAAAGATATGTTGAGTGTTGGAGAAAATTATGTTTGGAAAGAAATTTCTGAAGATAATATAAAAAGAGTTCCAATAGAAGAAATTCAAAAAGATGATATTATAGTTGTTCAGACTGGTGAAAAGATAAGTGTTGATGGAAAGATAATAAGAGGAGAAGCATTAATTGATCAATCTTCAATCACTGGTGAATATATGCCTATTAAAAAATCAATAGGAGAAGATGTCTATGCAGGTACTATTGTAAAAAATGGTAATATCAGTATAATTGCAGAAAAAGTTGGAGATGACAGAACTGTTTCAAGAATTATAAAGCTTGTTGAAGATGCAAACTCTAATAAGGCTGATATACAAAATTATGCTGATACTTTCTCTGCTCAACTTATACCATTAAACTTTATTTTAGCAGGTATAGTTTATGCAAGTACAAGAAATATTACAAAAGCTATGAGTATGTTAGTTATAGATTACTCTTGTGGTATCAGACTTTCAACAGCAGTGGCTTTCTCAGCTGCAATAAATACTGCTGCTAAAAATGGAATTTTAGTTAAGGGAAGTAACTTTATTGAGGAATTGTCTAAGGCAGAAACAGTAATTTTTGATAAAACAGGAACTATTACAGAGGGAAAACCAAAAGTACAAAGCATAGAAGTTTTTGATAATAGTATATCTGAGAATGAAATGATAGGACTTGCTGGAGCGGCTGAAGAGCAATCTTCTCATCCATTGGCAATTGCAATAATGTCAGAAATTAAAGATAGAGGAATAGAAATTCCTAAACATAATAAAATTAAAACTGTTGTAAGCCGTGGTGTTGAAACAAAGGTTGGTAAAGGAAAAGAAGCTAAGACTATAAGAGTTGGAAGTAAGAAATATATGCTTGAAAATAATATTGACTTGACATTAGCAACAGAAGCAGAAAGAGGTATTATTTCAAGAAGTGAAATTGGACTTTATGTATCACAAGATGAAAAGATTATAGGACTTATTGGAGTTTCTGATCCACCTAGAGAAAATATAAAAAAGGCTATAAATAGGCTTAGAAATTATGGTGTTGATGATATAGTTCTGTTGACAGGAGATTTAAGACAACAAGCAGAAACTATTGCTTCAAGAATGTCAATAGACAGATATGAATCTGAACTGTTACCAGAAGATAAAGCAAAAAATATTTTAAAATTTCAATCAAAAGGTTCTAATGTAATTATGATAGGTGATGGTGTAAATGATGCTCCTGCTCTATCTTATGCAAATGTTGGAGTTGCTTTAGGTAGTACAAGAACAGATGTTGCAATGGAGGCAGCAGATATAACTATTACACAAGATAATCCTCTTTTAGTACCAGGAGTTATTGGACTATCTAAAAGTACAGTTAAGACTATAAAAGAAAATTTTGCTATGGTTATTGGACTTAATACCTTTGCCTTAGTCTTAGGTGCAACTGGAATACTTGCCCCAATTTATGCATCTGTTTTACATAATTCAACAACTATACTTGTTGTTATGAATTCACTAAAACTATTAAAGTATGATATAAAAACTAATTAG
- the dinB gene encoding DNA polymerase IV: protein MERIIMHYDMDAFYASIEINRNPKLKSKALVVGENIVTTASYEARKYGIHSAMKVSDAKLLCPKLIVLPIDKTEYIRISNEIHNLILKITNKVEFVATDEGYIDLTDIIKTENKKAFAIKFKQRIKELTNLTCSVGVGFNKLSAKIASDINKPFGFFIFENEEEFIKHISDKKIKIIPGVGKKFFEILKNDNIFYVKDVFKYSLDYLVKKYGKSRGENLYCSVRGIDYDEVEYQREIHSIGNEETFFIPLQNNSEIMREFNSLFEYTFERLIKNNVFAQSITIKMRYTSFKTYTKSKKLKFSTRNKDFLYNEMLQLINSFEKEDEIRLLGVYFGDIKKNSLVQLELNKNL from the coding sequence ATGGAAAGAATAATAATGCACTATGATATGGATGCTTTCTATGCTTCTATTGAAATCAACAGAAATCCTAAGTTAAAAAGTAAAGCTCTTGTTGTTGGAGAAAATATTGTTACAACTGCTAGTTATGAAGCTAGAAAATATGGTATTCATTCAGCAATGAAAGTTTCTGATGCAAAATTACTTTGTCCTAAACTTATTGTACTTCCTATTGATAAGACTGAATATATTAGAATTTCTAATGAAATACATAATTTAATTTTAAAGATTACAAATAAAGTGGAATTTGTTGCAACAGATGAAGGATATATTGATTTAACTGATATTATCAAAACTGAAAATAAAAAGGCTTTTGCAATAAAATTTAAACAAAGAATAAAAGAATTAACCAATTTAACTTGTTCTGTTGGGGTTGGTTTCAATAAGTTATCTGCTAAGATTGCAAGTGATATAAATAAACCTTTTGGATTCTTTATATTTGAAAATGAAGAGGAATTTATTAAACATATCTCAGATAAAAAGATTAAAATTATTCCTGGTGTTGGAAAAAAATTTTTTGAAATCTTAAAAAATGATAATATTTTTTATGTCAAAGATGTTTTTAAATATTCACTTGATTATCTTGTAAAAAAATATGGAAAATCTCGTGGAGAAAACTTATACTGCTCTGTTAGAGGAATAGATTATGATGAAGTTGAATACCAAAGAGAAATTCATTCTATTGGAAATGAAGAAACTTTTTTTATTCCTTTACAAAATAATTCAGAAATCATGAGAGAATTTAATTCACTATTTGAATATACTTTTGAAAGGTTGATAAAAAATAATGTTTTTGCTCAAAGCATAACTATTAAGATGAGATATACTTCATTTAAAACTTATACTAAAAGTAAAAAATTAAAATTTTCCACAAGAAATAAAGATTTCCTTTATAATGAAATGTTACAATTAATAAATTCCTTTGAAAAAGAAGATGAAATTCGCCTTTTAGGAGTATATTTTGGAGATATAAAGAAAAATAGTTTAGTTCAATTAGAACTCAATAAAAATTTATAA
- the rsmI gene encoding 16S rRNA (cytidine(1402)-2'-O)-methyltransferase, with protein MLYIVATPIGNLEDMTFRAIRILKEVDYIFAEDTRVTKKLLDHYEIKSMVYRYDEHTKQHQVANIINLLKEEKNIALVTDAGTPCISDPGYEVVDEAHKNNIKVVAIPGASALTASASIAGISMRRFCFEGFLPKKKGRQTLLKQLAEEKERTIVIYESPFRIEKTLKDIETFIGKRDVVIIREITKIYEEVLRGTTTELIEKLEKNPIKGEIVLLIEPQEKEQRGGNKYVNDTD; from the coding sequence AATAGGAAATTTAGAGGATATGACTTTTAGAGCAATAAGAATACTAAAAGAAGTTGACTATATTTTTGCAGAGGATACAAGGGTAACAAAAAAATTATTAGATCATTATGAAATTAAAAGTATGGTATATAGATATGATGAACATACAAAACAACATCAAGTAGCAAATATTATTAATCTTTTAAAAGAAGAAAAAAATATTGCCTTGGTTACTGATGCTGGAACACCTTGTATATCTGATCCTGGTTATGAAGTTGTTGATGAAGCCCATAAAAATAACATAAAGGTTGTTGCAATTCCTGGTGCAAGTGCATTAACTGCATCAGCTTCTATTGCTGGTATAAGTATGAGAAGATTTTGCTTTGAGGGATTTCTACCTAAAAAGAAAGGTAGACAAACCCTTTTAAAGCAGCTAGCAGAGGAAAAAGAAAGAACAATAGTTATATATGAATCTCCTTTTAGAATAGAAAAAACTTTAAAAGATATAGAAACTTTTATTGGAAAAAGAGATGTTGTTATTATTAGAGAAATTACTAAAATTTATGAGGAAGTTTTAAGAGGTACTACAACTGAACTTATAGAAAAGCTAGAAAAGAATCCTATAAAAGGCGAAATTGTTTTACTTATAGAACCACAAGAAAAGGAGCAAAGGGGAGGAAATAAATATGTCAATGACACAGATTAA
- a CDS encoding NAD+ synthase: protein MNKLDLNLKEVHNELVEFLRESFKKAGFSKAVLGLSGGIDSALVAYLLRDALGKENVLAIMMPYKSSNPDSLNHAKLVVEDLGINSKTIEITDMIDAYFKNEKEATSLRMGNKMARERMSILFDYSSKENALVVGTSNKTEIYLGYSTQFGDSACALNPIGDLYKTNIWDLSRYLKIPNELIEKKPSADLWEGQTDEQEMGLTYKEADQVLYRMLEENKKVEEVLAEGFNKDLVDNIVRRMNRSEYKRRMPLIAKIKR, encoded by the coding sequence ATGAATAAATTAGATTTAAATTTAAAAGAAGTTCATAATGAGTTAGTTGAATTTTTGAGAGAAAGTTTTAAAAAAGCAGGTTTTTCAAAAGCAGTATTAGGTTTATCAGGAGGTATAGATTCAGCACTTGTAGCTTATTTATTAAGAGATGCCTTAGGAAAAGAAAATGTACTTGCTATTATGATGCCCTATAAATCATCAAATCCAGATAGTTTAAACCACGCAAAATTAGTGGTAGAAGACTTAGGAATAAATTCTAAAACTATTGAAATAACTGATATGATAGATGCTTATTTTAAAAATGAAAAAGAAGCTACATCTTTAAGAATGGGAAATAAGATGGCAAGAGAAAGAATGTCAATATTATTTGATTATTCATCAAAAGAAAATGCTCTTGTTGTTGGAACATCTAATAAGACAGAAATTTATTTAGGATATAGTACACAATTTGGAGATTCAGCTTGTGCATTAAATCCAATAGGTGATTTATATAAAACAAATATTTGGGATTTATCAAGATATTTAAAAATTCCAAATGAATTAATTGAAAAGAAACCTAGTGCTGATTTATGGGAAGGACAAACTGATGAACAAGAAATGGGTTTGACTTATAAAGAAGCAGATCAAGTTCTATATAGAATGTTGGAAGAAAATAAGAAAGTAGAAGAAGTTTTAGCAGAAGGTTTTAATAAAGATTTAGTTGATAATATTGTAAGAAGAATGAATAGAAGTGAATATAAAAGAAGAATGCCACTTATAGCTAAAATAAAAAGGTAG
- a CDS encoding basic amino acid ABC transporter substrate-binding protein — MKKIITMLMLILSTLSFSAKKLYVGTNAEFKPYEYLENNKMVGFDIELMELLGKELGYEIKWQDMSFDGLLPALQMKKIDAVIAGMSATPERQKAVSFSIPYIFFEGGHSVIVNNKSTFKKKEDLKGKTIGVQLGSIQEQFAKDNGSVPKLYNNFTEALLDLQNQKIDAVIIAEVSGNEYLKTMKGIKKIDTIKDKLPSASIAFKKADSKLAKEFSDAILKLKDSPEYAKLVKKYFPEHYDNFIANQKKK; from the coding sequence ATGAAAAAAATAATCACTATGTTAATGTTGATCTTATCTACTTTATCTTTTTCTGCTAAAAAATTATATGTGGGAACAAATGCTGAATTTAAACCTTATGAATATCTTGAAAATAATAAGATGGTAGGTTTTGATATTGAATTAATGGAATTACTTGGAAAAGAATTAGGTTATGAAATTAAATGGCAAGATATGAGTTTTGATGGTTTATTACCTGCCCTTCAAATGAAAAAAATTGATGCTGTTATAGCTGGAATGTCTGCAACTCCTGAAAGACAAAAAGCTGTGTCTTTCTCTATCCCTTATATATTCTTTGAAGGTGGACATTCTGTTATAGTTAATAATAAAAGTACTTTTAAGAAAAAAGAAGATTTAAAAGGAAAAACTATTGGTGTACAACTTGGAAGTATTCAAGAACAATTTGCTAAGGATAATGGTTCTGTACCTAAACTATATAATAACTTTACAGAAGCTTTATTAGATTTACAAAATCAAAAAATTGATGCTGTTATAATTGCAGAAGTTTCTGGTAATGAGTATTTAAAGACTATGAAAGGAATTAAAAAGATTGATACAATAAAAGATAAATTACCAAGTGCTTCTATTGCTTTTAAAAAAGCTGATTCTAAACTTGCAAAAGAATTTTCAGACGCTATTTTAAAATTAAAAGATAGTCCTGAATATGCAAAACTTGTTAAAAAATATTTTCCAGAACACTATGATAATTTTATAGCTAATCAAAAGAAAAAATAA
- the ylqF gene encoding ribosome biogenesis GTPase YlqF yields MSMTQINWYPGHMKKTKDLIEENLKLIDVVLEIVDARIPLSSKNPNIASLSKNKKRIIVLNKSDLVSKQELDKWKKYFKEQDFADEVVEMSAETGYNVKKLYEAIEFVSKERKEKLLKKGLKKVSTRIIVLGIPNVGKSRLINRIVGKNSAAVGNKPGFTRGKQWVRIKEGIELLDTPGILWPKFESETVGINLAITGAIRDEILPIEDVACSLLRKMLEQGRWESLKERYKLLEEDRDDKVLENILSKIALRMAMLNKGGELNVLQAAYTLLRDYRVAKLGKFGLDEI; encoded by the coding sequence ATGTCAATGACACAGATTAACTGGTATCCAGGACATATGAAAAAAACCAAAGATTTAATTGAAGAAAATTTGAAACTTATTGATGTGGTTTTAGAAATTGTTGATGCAAGAATACCTTTATCAAGTAAAAATCCTAACATAGCAAGTTTGAGTAAAAATAAAAAGAGAATAATTGTTTTAAATAAGTCAGATTTAGTTTCAAAACAGGAACTAGATAAGTGGAAAAAATATTTTAAAGAACAAGATTTTGCTGATGAAGTTGTTGAAATGAGTGCTGAGACAGGTTACAATGTAAAAAAGCTTTATGAAGCAATAGAATTTGTCTCAAAAGAGAGAAAAGAAAAATTATTAAAAAAAGGTCTAAAAAAAGTTAGTACAAGAATAATTGTTTTAGGTATTCCTAATGTTGGAAAATCAAGATTAATAAATAGAATAGTAGGTAAAAATAGTGCTGCTGTTGGGAATAAACCAGGTTTCACAAGAGGAAAACAATGGGTAAGAATTAAAGAAGGTATAGAGCTTTTAGACACTCCAGGAATTTTATGGCCAAAATTTGAAAGTGAAACTGTTGGAATAAATCTTGCAATAACAGGAGCAATAAGGGATGAAATATTACCAATAGAAGATGTTGCTTGTAGCCTTTTAAGAAAAATGTTAGAGCAAGGTAGATGGGAAAGTTTAAAAGAAAGATATAAACTTTTAGAAGAAGATAGAGATGATAAAGTCTTGGAAAATATCTTATCTAAAATTGCATTAAGAATGGCAATGTTAAATAAAGGTGGAGAATTAAATGTCTTACAAGCAGCCTATACTCTTTTAAGAGATTACAGAGTAGCAAAATTAGGTAAATTTGGATTAGATGAAATATAA
- a CDS encoding RloB family protein gives MKRTNRLSEKRSERKKILLKSGAYLIVTDAEKTEKNYFEGIKNIIPDNLKNDLQIKIYSNKALSKIIDFAAEERNKDERFRDIWLVFDRDEVKNFDKLIEEAKENKMNVGWSNPCFEIWLMSYFKNLENIPNSKKCCETFEKIFKENTGKKYKKSEEKIYNILCENGDQNKAIQRAREKYHQVRKDYSQPSKMIGCTTVYKLVEELKKKIGRK, from the coding sequence TTGAAAAGGACTAATAGATTAAGTGAAAAACGTAGTGAAAGAAAAAAGATACTTTTAAAATCAGGTGCATATTTAATAGTTACTGATGCAGAAAAAACTGAAAAAAATTATTTTGAAGGGATAAAAAATATTATTCCAGACAATTTAAAAAATGATTTACAAATAAAAATATACTCTAATAAAGCTTTATCGAAAATTATTGACTTTGCAGCTGAAGAAAGAAATAAAGATGAAAGATTTAGGGATATATGGTTAGTATTTGATAGAGATGAAGTTAAAAATTTTGATAAGCTAATAGAGGAGGCTAAAGAAAATAAAATGAATGTTGGTTGGTCTAATCCTTGTTTTGAAATTTGGTTAATGTCATATTTTAAAAATCTTGAAAATATCCCTAATTCTAAGAAATGTTGTGAAACTTTTGAAAAAATATTTAAGGAAAATACTGGCAAAAAATATAAAAAATCTGAAGAAAAAATTTATAATATTCTTTGTGAAAATGGTGATCAAAATAAAGCTATACAAAGAGCAAGAGAAAAGTATCATCAAGTAAGAAAAGACTATAGTCAGCCAAGTAAAATGATAGGATGTACTACTGTCTATAAGTTAGTTGAGGAATTGAAAAAGAAAATTGGTAGGAAATAA
- a CDS encoding IS1634 family transposase, with translation MFLEKRKVGNNIYLMLIKNNVYFKNGVKKAKKDLVASFGNIANYDNGDPNFFEKLRDNFKKGIALIPELEKYIQPNETFNEISLEDLNQYSEKNVGYLILNNLFNLLGISQVITLEKSRKNINYDILGLLRLLVFTRFLNPDSKIKSFEQKDDFLFPITSSKNYYEIYKVLDILNRKQEAITSAINSNIEKYIDRNASLTYYDVTNYYFEIDKSDEDNQNKKGLRKIGVSKENRKSPIIQMGMFLDENSIPIAYNLFPGNTLDTQTLRPAMKKYIDKYQFKDILIVADRGMISGSNEIHILEEGNDYLFAKSIRKSKKEIKDWVSDEADYISNEVGTFKAKSKIIEIQTKDENGIIHKTKEKILAYWSKDFYQKELNEKQNFIETLEKYAKAPSTIPNSRKRGLDKYIITTQINKKTGKILKTREIREVDLDKLEKENKLMGYYILATSRLEMSDDEMLSTYKGLTKIENCFRILKTDLETRPVYVRTEEHINAHFLICFIALTMMRILQHRVSINIEKNKKIKVWDEGMSSHKIQEALKEFKCLNIDNYCVFRKNKNENIEILLRVLGMENNFKVQDIETLKKNMKFTLSNISR, from the coding sequence ATGTTTTTAGAAAAAAGAAAAGTTGGTAATAATATTTATCTTATGCTTATTAAAAATAATGTATACTTCAAAAATGGTGTAAAAAAAGCTAAAAAGGATTTAGTTGCTTCTTTTGGTAATATAGCTAATTATGATAATGGTGATCCCAATTTCTTTGAAAAACTAAGAGATAACTTTAAAAAAGGTATTGCGCTAATTCCTGAATTAGAAAAATATATTCAACCTAATGAAACATTTAATGAAATATCTTTAGAAGATTTGAATCAATATTCTGAAAAAAATGTCGGTTACTTAATTCTTAATAATCTTTTTAATCTACTTGGTATTTCTCAAGTTATTACTTTAGAAAAATCTAGAAAAAATATTAATTATGATATCTTAGGTTTGCTTAGACTTCTTGTTTTTACTAGATTTCTTAATCCTGATAGTAAAATTAAATCTTTTGAACAAAAAGATGATTTCCTTTTTCCTATTACTTCTTCTAAAAACTATTATGAAATATATAAAGTCTTAGATATATTAAACAGAAAGCAAGAAGCTATCACTAGTGCTATTAATTCTAATATAGAAAAATACATTGATAGAAATGCTTCTTTGACATATTATGATGTAACTAATTATTACTTTGAAATAGATAAATCTGATGAAGATAATCAAAATAAAAAAGGTTTAAGGAAAATCGGTGTTTCTAAAGAAAATAGAAAAAGTCCTATTATTCAAATGGGAATGTTTTTGGATGAAAATTCTATACCTATCGCATATAATCTTTTTCCTGGTAATACACTTGATACTCAAACTTTGAGACCTGCTATGAAAAAATATATTGATAAGTATCAATTTAAAGATATTTTAATTGTTGCTGACAGAGGAATGATATCTGGAAGTAATGAAATACATATTTTAGAAGAAGGTAATGATTACCTCTTCGCAAAAAGTATAAGAAAATCTAAAAAAGAAATTAAAGACTGGGTATCAGATGAAGCAGATTACATCTCTAATGAAGTGGGAACCTTTAAAGCAAAATCTAAAATTATTGAGATTCAGACAAAAGATGAAAATGGAATTATTCATAAAACTAAAGAAAAAATCTTAGCTTATTGGAGTAAAGATTTCTATCAGAAAGAATTAAATGAAAAACAAAACTTTATTGAAACTTTAGAAAAATATGCTAAAGCTCCTTCAACAATACCAAATAGTAGAAAAAGAGGACTAGATAAGTATATAATAACAACTCAGATTAATAAGAAAACAGGTAAAATTCTTAAAACTAGGGAAATAAGAGAAGTTGATTTAGATAAGTTAGAAAAAGAAAATAAATTAATGGGATATTACATTTTAGCTACATCGCGCTTAGAAATGTCAGATGATGAAATGTTATCAACATATAAAGGACTAACAAAAATAGAAAATTGCTTTAGAATTTTAAAAACAGATTTGGAAACAAGACCAGTTTATGTAAGAACAGAAGAACATATAAATGCACATTTTTTAATATGTTTTATTGCATTAACAATGATGAGAATATTACAACATAGAGTATCAATAAATATAGAAAAAAATAAAAAGATAAAAGTGTGGGATGAAGGAATGAGTTCACATAAAATACAAGAAGCATTAAAAGAATTTAAATGCTTAAATATAGATAATTACTGTGTGTTTAGAAAAAATAAGAATGAAAATATAGAAATACTTTTAAGAGTACTAGGAATGGAAAATAATTTTAAAGTTCAAGATATAGAAACATTAAAAAAGAATATGAAATTTACACTATCAAATATATCAAGGTAA
- a CDS encoding YneF family protein, whose product MNLIEKIWDFLTKISTIVTIISFILGFFLGKKYEKYLKKNIKTTKKVTNLFSNHNNTNQ is encoded by the coding sequence ATGAATTTGATTGAAAAAATATGGGATTTTTTAACAAAGATTTCTACAATAGTAACAATAATTTCTTTTATATTAGGCTTTTTTTTGGGGAAAAAATATGAAAAATACTTAAAAAAAAATATAAAAACAACAAAAAAAGTTACTAATCTTTTTAGTAATCATAATAATACTAATCAGTAA